One Rissa tridactyla isolate bRisTri1 chromosome 4, bRisTri1.patW.cur.20221130, whole genome shotgun sequence DNA window includes the following coding sequences:
- the CD59 gene encoding CD59 glycoprotein, producing the protein MIKMNCILLTACLVLVAFCSSGYALRCYHCDNSPSLCKTNSTCLATEDTCLQMKFGKLRTSSCWKASQCSMNDIAEFFQLDNFEFFCCQHDLCNESATTGVNKAAFSIASVMTMLWMLL; encoded by the exons ATGATCAAGATGAACTGCATCCTGTTAACCGCCTGCCTTGTTCTGGTTGCTTTTTGTAGTTCTG GTTATGCCCTGAGGTGTTACCACTGCGACAACAGCCCTTCCTTGTGCAAGACCAATAGTACGTGCCTAGCGACCGAAGATACTTGCTTGCAGATGAAATTTG gtAAATTGAGAACTTCCTCCTGCTGGAAGGCATCCCAGTGCAGCATGAATGATATTGCCGAATTCTTCCAGTTGgataattttgaattcttttgCTGCCAACACGACTTGTGCAACGAGAGCGCAACTACTGGGGTTAACAAAGCAGCCTTCAGTATTGCCTCCGTAATGACCATGTTATGGATGCTTCTGTAA